Proteins from a genomic interval of Bombus affinis isolate iyBomAffi1 chromosome 16, iyBomAffi1.2, whole genome shotgun sequence:
- the LOC126925455 gene encoding glucoside xylosyltransferase 1 isoform X2, translated as MKSVYKLFFLCLIFIGLIILLNLTNFSNKIYDASTKEAVVSTTVKKLQPPSITGEVTICVVVCGDRVDEALTMLKSALVFTCRSLQFIILAETSLIPAFNEKLAEWKLLSNKTFDFVVKPITFPEGSDAAMWKKLFKPCAAQRLFLPSVLNDIDAVLYVDTDTLFLAPPEKIWDEFKKMNSSQLAALSPEHEDPNTGWYNRFAKHPYYGKLGVNSGVMLMNLTRMREFRWIEYNYRPDHCMYMPVCTKAEKEGALVLHGSRGTFHSQKQPPFRAIYRAMQEYQLNTDPYDYLLVPMRNYLALEHKSNCGKVWEVFITQPELHLGQQ; from the exons ATGAAATCTGTGTACAAATTGTTTTTTCTGTGCCTTATCTTCATCGGATTAATAATACTGCTTAATTTAACAAATTTCTCTAACAAAATCTATGATGCATCCACCAAAGAAGCTGTCGTTTCTACTACTGTTAAAAAGCTTCAACCACCATCAATAACAGGAGAAGTAACAATCTGTGTGGTAGTTTGTGGAGACAGAGTGGATGAAGCGCTAACTATGCTCAAATCTGCCCTAGTCTTTACATGTAGATCCTTACAGTTCATTATTCTGGCAGAAACCAGCTTAATTCCAGCTTTTAATGAGAAGTTAGCAGAATGGAAGCTTTTATCAAACAAAACATTTGATTTTGTTGTCAAGCCTATTACATTCCCCGAAGGCAGTGATGCAGCTATGTGGAAGAAGCTGTTCAAGCCTTGTGCAGCTCAACGATTATTTCTCccg TCAGTGCTAAATGATATAGATGCTGTCCTCTATGTGGATACAGACACGTTATTCTTGGCTCCACCGGAAAAGATTTGGGATGAGTTCAAGAAGATGAATTCTAGCCAACTAGCAGCTCTGAGTCCAGAACATGAAGATCCTAACACAGGATGGTACAATAGATTTGCCAAACATCCCTATTATGGAAAGCTTGGTGTGAATTCCGGAGTGATGTTAATGAATCTGACAAGAATGAGAGAATTCAGATGGATAGA ATATAATTATAGGCCTGACCATTGTATGTACATGCCTGTCTGCACAAAAGCAGAGAAAGAAGGTGCTTTGGTTTTACATGGTTCTAGAGGCACTTTTCATTCTCAAAAGCAACCTCCTTTCAGAGCGATTTATAGAGCCATGCAAGAGTACCAATTGAATACAGATCCCTACGATTATTTATTGGTGCCAATGAGAAACTATTTAGCTTTGGAGCATAAGTCAAACTGTGGTAAAGTGTGGGAAGTGTTTATTACTCAGCCCGAGTTACACTTAGGACAACAATAA
- the LOC126925455 gene encoding glucoside xylosyltransferase 1 isoform X1, producing MKSVYKLFFLCLIFIGLIILLNLTNFSNKIYDASTKEAVVSTTVKKLQPPSITGEVTICVVVCGDRVDEALTMLKSALVFTCRSLQFIILAETSLIPAFNEKLAEWKLLSNKTFDFVVKPITFPEGSDAAMWKKLFKPCAAQRLFLPSVLNDIDAVLYVDTDTLFLAPPEKIWDEFKKMNSSQLAALSPEHEDPNTGWYNRFAKHPYYGKLGVNSGVMLMNLTRMREFRWIEYVIPIHKEYKLKITWGDQDIINIIFHYHPEKLYVYSCRYNYRPDHCMYMPVCTKAEKEGALVLHGSRGTFHSQKQPPFRAIYRAMQEYQLNTDPYDYLLVPMRNYLALEHKSNCGKVWEVFITQPELHLGQQ from the exons ATGAAATCTGTGTACAAATTGTTTTTTCTGTGCCTTATCTTCATCGGATTAATAATACTGCTTAATTTAACAAATTTCTCTAACAAAATCTATGATGCATCCACCAAAGAAGCTGTCGTTTCTACTACTGTTAAAAAGCTTCAACCACCATCAATAACAGGAGAAGTAACAATCTGTGTGGTAGTTTGTGGAGACAGAGTGGATGAAGCGCTAACTATGCTCAAATCTGCCCTAGTCTTTACATGTAGATCCTTACAGTTCATTATTCTGGCAGAAACCAGCTTAATTCCAGCTTTTAATGAGAAGTTAGCAGAATGGAAGCTTTTATCAAACAAAACATTTGATTTTGTTGTCAAGCCTATTACATTCCCCGAAGGCAGTGATGCAGCTATGTGGAAGAAGCTGTTCAAGCCTTGTGCAGCTCAACGATTATTTCTCccg TCAGTGCTAAATGATATAGATGCTGTCCTCTATGTGGATACAGACACGTTATTCTTGGCTCCACCGGAAAAGATTTGGGATGAGTTCAAGAAGATGAATTCTAGCCAACTAGCAGCTCTGAGTCCAGAACATGAAGATCCTAACACAGGATGGTACAATAGATTTGCCAAACATCCCTATTATGGAAAGCTTGGTGTGAATTCCGGAGTGATGTTAATGAATCTGACAAGAATGAGAGAATTCAGATGGATAGAGTATGTGATACCCATTCACAAGGAATATAAATTGAAGATAACATGGGGAGATCAAGATATAATAAACATTATATTCCATTACCATCCTGAGAAACTGTATGTCTACTCTTGCAGATATAATTATAGGCCTGACCATTGTATGTACATGCCTGTCTGCACAAAAGCAGAGAAAGAAGGTGCTTTGGTTTTACATGGTTCTAGAGGCACTTTTCATTCTCAAAAGCAACCTCCTTTCAGAGCGATTTATAGAGCCATGCAAGAGTACCAATTGAATACAGATCCCTACGATTATTTATTGGTGCCAATGAGAAACTATTTAGCTTTGGAGCATAAGTCAAACTGTGGTAAAGTGTGGGAAGTGTTTATTACTCAGCCCGAGTTACACTTAGGACAACAATAA
- the LOC126925445 gene encoding kelch-like ECH-associated protein 1B, translating into MDEEDCCMKKEAPSSFHSKNLGSSSSFMTEGEGLDSTEKHGDLGDMTFYMANYIKDAMKMMFIMRSHHMLTDVILEVGSELFYAHKVILAAASPYFKAMFTGGLKESEMSRVKLQGVSPTTMARLMYFMYTGQIRVTEITVCSLLSAATMFQVSNVIDACCVFLERQLDPTNAIGIANFAEQHGCQNLCQKANQFIVQHFSQICQEEEFLQLSAMQLIALVRKDELNVQEEREVYNAVLKWVKYNEEARGPKMEHILHAVRCQYLTPNFLREQMKNCDVLKKVPACREYLAQIFKDLTLHKKPVVKERTPNTRRVIYIAGGFLKHSLDLLEGYNVDEKTWTQHAKLIVPRSGLGGAFLKGMFYAVGGRNNSPDSRYDSDWVDRYNPVTDQWRACSPMSVPRNRVGVAVMDGLLYAVGGSAGAEYHNSVECYDPDHDTWTNVKPMHIKRLGVGVAVVNRLLYAIGGFDGSNRLNSVECYHPENDEWTMVSPMKCSRSGAGVANLGQYIYVVGGYDGTKQLNSVERYDTERDIWDQVSSVTIARSALSVTVLDGKLYAMGGYDGEHFLNIVEIYDPMKDTWEQGVPMTSGRSGHASAVSYHQCPIHCDHLDHNISLEKPPS; encoded by the exons ATGGATGAGGAAGATTGTTGCATGAAAAAAGAAGCTCCTAGTAGCTTCCATTCCAAAAATCTTGGATCTAGTTCTTCGTTCATGACCGAGGGTGAAGGCCTAGATTCTACGGAGAAACATGGAGATCTTGGTGACATGACCTTTTACATGGCAAATTATATTAAAGATGCTATGAAGATGATGTTCATTATGCGCAGTCATCATATGCTCACTGATGTTATATTGGAAGTGGGGTCAGAATTATTCTATGCACACAAAGTAATTTTAGCTGCTGCTAGTCCATATTTTAAG GCAATGTTTACGGGAGGTTTGAAAGAATCTGAAATGTCTAGGGTAAAACTTCAAGGTGTCAGCCCAACAACGATGGCACGTTTAATGTATTTCATGTATACTGGTCAAATAAGAGTCACAGAGATTACAGTGTGCTCTCTTTTATCAGCAGCCACCATGTTTCAG GTTAGTAATGTCATAGATGCGTGTTGTGTATTCTTGGAAAGACAATTAGATCCCACAAATGCTATTGGAATTGCTAATTTTGCTGAACAACATGGTTGTCAAAATTTATGTCAGAAAGCAAATCAATTTATTGTTCAACATTTTAGTCAGATATGTCAGGAAGAAGAGTTCCTACAGTTATCGGCAATGCAATTGATAGCACTAGTGAGAAAGGATGAGCTGAATGTACAGGAAGAGAGAGAAGTGTACAACGCAGTGTTAAAATGGGTCAAGTACAATGAAGAAGCCAGAGGACCCAAAATGGAGCACATATTGCATGCAGTGAGGTGTCAGTATCTCACTCCTAACTTCCTTAGAGAACAAATGAAAAACTGTGATGTTTTAAAGAAAGTACCTGCATGCAGAGAGTACCTTGCACAGATCTTCAAAGATTTGACTCTTCATAAAAAGCCAGTGGTAAAAGAGAGAACACCTAACACTCGCAGAGTGATATACATAGCTGGTGGTTTCTTGAAACATTCTTTAGATTTGCTAGAGGGGTAtaacgtagatgaaaaaacttGGACTCAACATGCTAAACTAATAGTCCCAAGATCTGGTTTGGGTGGAGCATTCCTAAAGGGTATGTTTTATGCTGTTGGTGGGAGGAATAATTCACCAGATAGCAG ATATGATAGTGATTGGGTTGATAGATACAATCCAGTCACGGATCAATGGAGAGCTTGCAGTCCAATGTCTGTACCAAGAAACAGAGTAGGAGTGGCTGTTATGGATGGACTATTATATGCTGTTGGAGGTAGTGCAGGTGCAGAATATCACAATAGCGTTGAATGTTATGATCCGGACCACGATACTTGGACTAATGTGAAGCCAATGCACATCAAGAGACTGGGAGTTGGAGTAGCTGTAGTTAATAG ATTACTTTATGCCATTGGTGGATTTGATGGATCAAATCGACTGAATTCTGTAGAGTGTTACCATCCTGAAAATGATGAGTGGACAATGGTTTCACCCATGAAATGTAGTCGATCAGGAGCTGGAGTAGCCAACCTTGGACAATACATATATGTGGTGGGAGGATATGATGGAACAAAGCAATTAAACTCTGTTGAAAGATATGATACAGAAAGAGATATATGGGATCAAGTCAGTAGTGTCACTATTGCTCGTAGTGCACTCAGTGTTACAGTACTAGATGGAAAATTGTATGCAATGG GAGGATACGATGGTGAACACTTTTTAAATATAGTTGAAATTTACGACCCTATGAAAGACACATGGGAGCAGGGAGTACCAATGACTTCAGGAAGATCGGGTCATGCGAGTGCAGTATCGTACCACCAGTGTCCCATCCATTGTGATCATCTGGATCATAATATATCTCTAGAGAAACCACCATCGTGA